The Haloplanus sp. CK5-1 genome segment CCACACAGCAATGAGTTCTCACACAGGCAAGTTCGGCGAGTACGGTGGACAGTACGTTCCCGAGGCGCTGATGCCCGCCATCGAGGAACTGGAAGACGCGTACGAGCGGTACGTCCTCGACAACGAGGACGGCTTCATGGACGAGTTCCGGGGGCGACTGGCCGACTTCGGCGGGCGACCGACGCCCCTCCAGCGTGCCGATCGGCTCTCGGAGCGCTACGACACCGACGTCTACCTCAAGCGCGAGGACCTCCTCCACGGCGGCGCACACAAGTTGAACAACGCGCTCGGCCAGGTGTTGCTGGCGAAGTACATGGACAAGGAGCGAATCATCGCCGAGACGGGGGCCGGCCAGCACGGTACCGCGACGGCCATGGCGTGTGCTCACCTCGGGATGCCCTGCGAGGTGTACATGGGTCGGCGCGACATCAACCGCCAGCGTCCCAACGTCTTCCGGATGCGCCTCAACGGGGCCGACGTCACGCCCGTGACGGTCGGCCGCGGAACGCTGAAGGAGGCCATCAGCGAGACGATGCGGGACTGGGCCGAGAACGTCGAGGACACCCACTACGTCATCGGCTCGGTCGTCGGTCCTCACCCCTTCCCGGCGATGGTGCGTGACTTCCAGCGCGTCATCTCGGAGGAGGCACGCGAACAGGTCCGCGAGAAGGCCGGTCGCCTCCCCGACTCGGTCCTGACGTGTGCCGGCGGCGGGTCGAACACGATGGGGCTGTTCGCGGAGTTCGTCGACGACGAGGGGGTCGACCTCTACGCCGTCGAGGCCGGCGGGAGCAGTTTGGAGGTCGACGAGAAGGAGGGGATCGCCCCCAACTCGGCGACGCTCTCGACCGGGACCGACGGCGTCCTCCACGGTTCGCGGACCCGCGTCCTGCAGGATCGGGACGGCCAGATCATGGAGTCACACAGCGTCTCGGCGGGGCTGGACTACGCGGGTGTCGGCCCCGAACTCGCCGACCTCGTGGATCGGGAGCGCGTCACCGCCGTCAACGTCGACGACGACGGCGCGCTCGAAGGCTTCCACCGACTCTCGCAGTTGGAGGGGATCATCCCCGCCTTGGAGTCGGCCCACGCGCTGGGCTACCTGGAAGACAACCACGACGCCCTCGGCGACGTGATCCTGCTCAACATCTCCGGACGCGGCGACAAGGACCTCGAGACGGTTCTGGAGGAGACCCACGACCGCGACATCGAGGGCGCGCCGGACATCGAGACGTTCGCCGCGACGGGGGGGTTCCAGTGAGCTCCATCTCCGAGGCGTTCGCCGACGGCCCGGCCTTTATCCCTTACCTCGCGGCCGGGGACCCCGACTACGAGTCGTCGCTCGCGTACGTCGAAGCCCTCGAACGCGGCGGTGCGGACGTGATCGAACTCGGCCTCCCCTTCTCGGAACCCATCGCGGAGGGGCCGACGATCCAGAGCGCCATCGTGCGCTCTCTCGAAGCGGGGATGACTCCCACGCGGTTCTTCGAGTTCGTCGCGGACCTCGACGTCGACGTCCCGCTCGTCTGCATGACCTACTACAATCTGATCGCGCAGTTCGGCGAGGACGGCGAGCGGGGCCCCGAGGCGTTCGTCCGTCGTGCCGCCGCGGTGGGTATCGACGGGTTCGTCGTCCCCGACCTGCCGGCGGAGGAGGCCGGCCCGCTCCGGGAGGCCTGCGACGAGTACGGCTGTGAACTCGTCTTCATCGTCGCGCCGACGACCCGCGGCGACCGACTGGAGCGTATCATGTCGCAGGTGTCGGGCTACGTCTACGTCCAGGCGCGTCTCGGGACGACCGGGGCGCGAACCTCCGTCTCGGATCAGACCGAGGAGAGCCTCGCGCGCATCGCCGACTGGGACGTGCCCAAGGCGGTCGGGTTCGGCATCTCGACGGGTGACCACGCCCAGCGGGTGATCGAGGCCGGGGCCGACGGCGTCATCGTCGGGTCGGCGCTCGTCGACATCGTCGCACAGGGCGCCGAGCGCGACGATCCGGCCGTGACGGTGGCGAGTAAACTGGAGGGCAAGGCCCGCGAACTCAAGGAGGGGGCCCTCCGCGGGGCGTCGACGGCGGACGGACGACCGCATCCGGAACGTACATAAGCACCACTGGTACAGGGTAACACATACTGATGAACACGGGAACACGCGCGCGCCTCCGCCGCATCTCGACGGACGACCGCTACCTCATCGTCCCCATGGACCACGGCGTCACCATGGGCCCGGTGAAGGGGTTGGTCGATATCGAATCGACCATCGACGCCGTCACCGACGGCGGCGCGGACGCCGTCCTCACGCAGAAGGGAATCGCACCCCGCGTCCACGACAACAAGAACGGCTCGGGCTTTATCGTCCACCTCAACGGCTCGACGAACATCGGCCCGGACGAGGCCGACAAGCGCGAGACCGGCAGCGTCGAGGCGGCGCTCCGGGCCGGTGCCGACGCCGTCTCCTTCCACATCAACGTCGGCTCCGAGTACGAACCGAACCAGATGACCGACCTCGCCCGCGTGACCGAGCGCGCGACGGAGTTGGGGCTGCCGACGCTGGCGATGGCGTACGCGCGGGGCCCAGATATCGCCGAGGACGACCCCGAAGCGCTCGCCCACGCCGTCCGCCTCGCCGAGGAACTCGGTGCGGACGTGGTCAAGACGGGATACAGCGGCGACGGCGACAGTTTCGGACCCGTCTGTGCCGGCACCCGCCTGCCGGTCGTCATCGCCGGTGGCAGCCGTGGGACGGATCGCCAGACCGTCGAGATGGTCCGCGGCGCGATGGACGGTGGGGCTGCCGGCGTCTCGATGGGTCGGTCGATCTTCCAACACGACGACCCCGGTGCGATTACCCGCGCAATCGCCGCGGTCATCCACGACGACGCGGGCGTCGACGAGGCGCTCCGGCGGGGCGGCCTGCTCGAAGCGTGATACGGATTATCGTAAGTCAGTACCGGTGAGTCGCCGGATCGCCTTGGCGGCTCACCGGTAAACAGTTACAATAATCCGTATGAGTCCATCCGCCACGTTGAAGCCACGTCCCGTCGAGGTGTAGACAATGACACGGAGCGTGTGGCTGAAGGCCGACGGCGACGTCGGCGACTGGGAGCGACGGAAAGAGCGCATCGTCGCCGGACTGGAGGCCGGCGTCGACTGGGTGCTCGTCGACGAGACGGACGTGGCGCGGGTGCGTGACCTCGGCGACGTGAACGTGGCGGCCTTCCGGGCCGACGCCGACCTCGTCGAGGACGCCGAACCCGAGGGGACGACGGCCGACGCGTACGTCGTCGGCAAGAACGGCGAGGGTGACGGCACGGTCGACCTCCCGCCCGACTTCTCCGGGTCGGCCGACCTCTCGACGCTCCGCCGGGACGGCGACGCCCCGCAGGGAGCCTACGTTCGCATCTTCGACGAGGAGTACGAGGGCTTCGCCGAGGCCGCGGCCGACGAAGCCGAGTACACCATCGTCGTCGCCGAGGACTGGACGATCATCCCGCTGGAGAACCTCATCGCCCGCATCGGGTCGGAGACGGACCTGATTGCGGGTGTCACCACCGCCGAGGAGGCCCAAACTGCCTTCGAGACGCTGGAGATCGGTGCCGACGGCGTGTTGCTGGACGCCGACTCCCCCGACGAGATCCGGGCGACCTGCGAGGTTCGCGACGCCGCCGACCGCGAACACCTCGAGTTACAGTACGCCGAGGTGACCGCGGTCGAGCGCACGGGTATGGCCGATCGGGTCTGTGTCGACACCGGATCGCTGATGGAGGGCGACGAGGGGATGCTCGTCGGGTCGATGTCGCGGGGGCTCTTTTTCGTCCACGCGGAGACCGCCGAGTCGCCGTACGTCGCCTCGCGACCCTTCCGGGTGAACGCCGGCGCGGTCCACGCGTACGCTCGGTCGCCCGGCGGCGGCACGCAGTATCTCTCCGAACTCGCGAGCGGGGACGAGGTGCAGGTGGTCGATACCGACGGTGACACCCGGGAGGTCGTCGTCGGCCGGGTCAAGATCGAGAAGCGGCCGATGTTTCGGGTGCAGGCCGAAGTCGAGGCCGAGGAGGGCGTCGACCGCATCGAGACGCTCCTCCAGAACGCCGAGACGATCAAGATCCACACCCGGGAGGGTCGGACCGCGGTCACGGATCTGGAGGCCGGCGACGAGGTACTGGTCTACTACGAGGACGTGGCCCGCCACTTCGGCGAGGCGGTCGAGGAGAGCATCATCGAGAAGTGATCGAGCGGTTCCGGGTTCCGACCGACACGACCGCCCCCGACGGCCACACCAACGCGTACCTCGTCGATGGGGCCGAACCGGTCCTCGTCGACCCGGCCGGCCGGACCGACGCCCTCGACGCCGCCGTCGCGGACCGCGGGGTGTCCCACGTCGCGGTGACACACGCCCACCCGGACCACGTCGACGGCGTCGCGGCCTACGCCGACGAGACGGGGGCGACGCTGTGGGCGCGCCGCGGCCGCGAGGAACGGTTCGCGGCCGCGACCGGTCGTCACCCGGAGAGAACGTTCGCCGAGGGCGACGTCGTCGTCGGACTGACCGTCCTCGACACCCCGGGCCACGCGCCCGACCACGTCGCCTTCGAGGCCGACGCCGGGATCCTCTCGGGCGACCTCGCGGTCGCGACTGGGAGCGTCGCCGTCGCCGCACCCGAGGGCGACCTCCGGGCGTATCTCGTCGCGCTCCGACGGCTGTACGCCCGCGATCCGCCGCGCCTCTACCCCGGCCACGGCCAGGTGATCGACGACCCGCGGGCGACCGTGTGTCGACTGCTGGCCCACCGCCGCGAGCGTGAGCGCCGGATCGTCCGCGCGGTCGATCGGGGGGCTGTCGACGTCGACGCCGTCGTCGAGGCGGCCTACGACCGCGACCTCTCCGGCGTTCGTGACCTCGCTCGCGGGACGGTGAGCGCCCACCTCGACAAACTCGCCGTCGAGGGGCGGATCCGCGTCGATCGGGAGACCGGACGGGTCGAACCGCGGTAGTCCGTC includes the following:
- the trpB gene encoding tryptophan synthase subunit beta — encoded protein: MSSHTGKFGEYGGQYVPEALMPAIEELEDAYERYVLDNEDGFMDEFRGRLADFGGRPTPLQRADRLSERYDTDVYLKREDLLHGGAHKLNNALGQVLLAKYMDKERIIAETGAGQHGTATAMACAHLGMPCEVYMGRRDINRQRPNVFRMRLNGADVTPVTVGRGTLKEAISETMRDWAENVEDTHYVIGSVVGPHPFPAMVRDFQRVISEEAREQVREKAGRLPDSVLTCAGGGSNTMGLFAEFVDDEGVDLYAVEAGGSSLEVDEKEGIAPNSATLSTGTDGVLHGSRTRVLQDRDGQIMESHSVSAGLDYAGVGPELADLVDRERVTAVNVDDDGALEGFHRLSQLEGIIPALESAHALGYLEDNHDALGDVILLNISGRGDKDLETVLEETHDRDIEGAPDIETFAATGGFQ
- the trpA gene encoding tryptophan synthase subunit alpha, translated to MSSISEAFADGPAFIPYLAAGDPDYESSLAYVEALERGGADVIELGLPFSEPIAEGPTIQSAIVRSLEAGMTPTRFFEFVADLDVDVPLVCMTYYNLIAQFGEDGERGPEAFVRRAAAVGIDGFVVPDLPAEEAGPLREACDEYGCELVFIVAPTTRGDRLERIMSQVSGYVYVQARLGTTGARTSVSDQTEESLARIADWDVPKAVGFGISTGDHAQRVIEAGADGVIVGSALVDIVAQGAERDDPAVTVASKLEGKARELKEGALRGASTADGRPHPERT
- a CDS encoding 2-amino-3,7-dideoxy-D-threo-hept-6-ulosonate synthase; amino-acid sequence: MNTGTRARLRRISTDDRYLIVPMDHGVTMGPVKGLVDIESTIDAVTDGGADAVLTQKGIAPRVHDNKNGSGFIVHLNGSTNIGPDEADKRETGSVEAALRAGADAVSFHINVGSEYEPNQMTDLARVTERATELGLPTLAMAYARGPDIAEDDPEALAHAVRLAEELGADVVKTGYSGDGDSFGPVCAGTRLPVVIAGGSRGTDRQTVEMVRGAMDGGAAGVSMGRSIFQHDDPGAITRAIAAVIHDDAGVDEALRRGGLLEA
- a CDS encoding 3-dehydroquinate synthase II translates to MTRSVWLKADGDVGDWERRKERIVAGLEAGVDWVLVDETDVARVRDLGDVNVAAFRADADLVEDAEPEGTTADAYVVGKNGEGDGTVDLPPDFSGSADLSTLRRDGDAPQGAYVRIFDEEYEGFAEAAADEAEYTIVVAEDWTIIPLENLIARIGSETDLIAGVTTAEEAQTAFETLEIGADGVLLDADSPDEIRATCEVRDAADREHLELQYAEVTAVERTGMADRVCVDTGSLMEGDEGMLVGSMSRGLFFVHAETAESPYVASRPFRVNAGAVHAYARSPGGGTQYLSELASGDEVQVVDTDGDTREVVVGRVKIEKRPMFRVQAEVEAEEGVDRIETLLQNAETIKIHTREGRTAVTDLEAGDEVLVYYEDVARHFGEAVEESIIEK
- a CDS encoding MBL fold metallo-hydrolase produces the protein MIERFRVPTDTTAPDGHTNAYLVDGAEPVLVDPAGRTDALDAAVADRGVSHVAVTHAHPDHVDGVAAYADETGATLWARRGREERFAAATGRHPERTFAEGDVVVGLTVLDTPGHAPDHVAFEADAGILSGDLAVATGSVAVAAPEGDLRAYLVALRRLYARDPPRLYPGHGQVIDDPRATVCRLLAHRRERERRIVRAVDRGAVDVDAVVEAAYDRDLSGVRDLARGTVSAHLDKLAVEGRIRVDRETGRVEPR